In Kordia antarctica, the following proteins share a genomic window:
- a CDS encoding DUF481 domain-containing protein: MNLKHVIFLAVVFIFPLLSYTQNDTIVANNDNIIIGEIKEMNKGVLKIETSYSNRDFSIEWLEIKRIYSETEFLISTTNGNRYNENLRILNPKEVIIFSQKGTLANVSLKDIVFLKTIKSKFWDRISAAVSLGYNFTKSNNFRQFSLRSNLGYQSKNWSIYASYNGIASNRNDAETVKRTDASLSYRYFLRNDWFPLAEVNWLSNTEQNIKLRTVSKLGIGKFIKRTNALHWGIQVGASYNNESFTDATISSQNSLEGFIGSELNLYDVGDISLLTKVIAYPGITESGRLRLDAMLDVQYDLPLDFFIKLGFTVNYDNESVVLGSKYDYIFQTSFDWKL, translated from the coding sequence CCAAAATGATACTATTGTTGCGAACAATGATAATATTATTATTGGCGAGATAAAAGAAATGAATAAAGGTGTTCTCAAAATTGAAACGAGTTATAGTAATCGTGATTTTTCTATTGAATGGCTTGAAATTAAACGTATTTATTCAGAAACCGAGTTTTTGATTTCTACTACAAATGGGAATCGCTACAACGAAAATTTACGCATCTTGAACCCAAAAGAAGTTATTATTTTCAGTCAAAAAGGCACACTTGCAAATGTAAGTTTGAAAGACATTGTTTTTTTGAAAACCATAAAATCTAAATTTTGGGATAGAATTTCGGCTGCTGTATCGCTTGGTTATAATTTTACAAAGTCTAATAATTTCAGACAGTTTAGTTTGCGAAGTAACTTGGGGTATCAATCAAAAAATTGGTCAATATATGCGAGTTATAACGGGATTGCTTCTAATAGGAATGATGCAGAAACTGTAAAGCGAACTGATGCTTCTTTGTCGTATCGCTATTTTTTACGAAATGATTGGTTTCCACTAGCAGAAGTTAATTGGTTATCCAATACGGAGCAAAATATTAAATTACGAACGGTTTCCAAATTAGGTATTGGTAAATTCATTAAGAGAACAAACGCGCTACATTGGGGAATTCAAGTTGGAGCTTCTTATAATAACGAGAGTTTTACAGATGCGACAATTAGTTCACAAAATAGTTTGGAAGGTTTTATAGGTTCAGAACTTAATTTATATGATGTCGGAGATATTAGTCTACTAACAAAGGTTATTGCATATCCAGGAATTACTGAATCTGGACGATTACGTTTGGATGCTATGTTAGATGTACAATATGATTTACCACTCGATTTCTTTATAAAACTAGGATTTACAGTTAATTACGATAACGAATCGGTAGTTTTAGGTAGCAAATATGATTATATTTTCCAAACCTCATTTGACTGGAAATTGTAG
- a CDS encoding GreA/GreB family elongation factor: MSRGFVKEDDQEEIPFVSPRADLPQGVTNYVTQLGYNALLEEKKQLINERSTLTISSEKELRITTNTINAKLVQLETRISTAKVIVVSNQYKNEVRFGAVVALKNLKTNTLQTFQIVGVDEANIDQEKISFVSPLAKKIINRKVGEQIELELPTTKSLLEIISIKY; encoded by the coding sequence ATGAGTAGAGGATTTGTAAAAGAAGACGATCAGGAAGAAATTCCTTTTGTATCACCAAGAGCCGATTTACCTCAAGGCGTTACCAATTACGTCACACAATTAGGATATAATGCTTTATTAGAAGAAAAAAAACAGTTAATTAATGAAAGATCAACCTTAACTATTTCTTCTGAAAAAGAATTACGAATTACAACTAATACTATCAATGCAAAACTAGTACAATTAGAAACTAGAATTTCTACAGCTAAAGTTATTGTTGTAAGCAACCAATACAAAAATGAAGTCCGGTTTGGTGCTGTAGTCGCTTTAAAAAATTTAAAAACAAATACCTTACAAACATTTCAAATTGTAGGTGTTGACGAAGCCAATATCGATCAAGAAAAAATCTCATTTGTATCGCCTCTCGCCAAGAAAATAATAAATAGAAAAGTTGGAGAACAAATAGAACTCGAATTACCAACAACAAAGAGTCTTCTTGAAATTATTAGTATTAAATATTAA